GTCCTTGACTCGATTGTTGGCCACCGCAATGAAATGCGCCACCAGCTTCCCGGTCGTCTTATGACGGAGCGAGAAAAAGCCCTGGTGTTCCTTCATTGAGGTGATCAGAATTTCTTCGGGGACATCAAGATACGTATCCTTGAACGACCCGATGATCGCGTACGGCCATTCCGTCGTATACACCGCCTGGTCGAGCAATGCGTCGTCTTGGTTCAGCACAAATCCCGTCTTCTTGCACAACGTCGAAATCTGCTCGGCTATGATGGCCCGACGGCGTTCCGGGTCAGGAATGGCGCCGTCTTTCTCCAGCGCTTTCACATAGGTCGCACAATCCTTGACGACGACCCCCTGCTTCGAGCCGAGCACCCGGTGACCCCGCGTCCGGTTCCCCGCCTTGATCCCGGCGGCCTCGATCGGAAGCACCGCGCCGCCGAAGAGCACGACCAGCCATCGCACCGGCCGGGCAAACCGCACACCCGCTTCGTTCCACTTCATCGCTTTGGGGAATGACAACTTGGCCACGAGCTGCGGCAAGAGTTCTGTGAGCACCGTTTTAGAAGGACGTCCTTCTTCACGCTTCACCGCGAAGAGATACTCGCCTTTCGGTGTCTGTCGAACCTCCAAATCCCCTACCGCCACACCTTGCCCCGCGGCAAAGCCGACAGCGGCCCTGGTCGGCTGTCCAGCCTGATCGAATGCCACCGCTTTGGACGGCCCCATGGCCTCCTTCATGACGGAGGCCTGTTGCGTAACCAGTCCCTCAACGACGAGCGTCAGCCTTCGGGGAGTTCCGAGTGTCCGGACGGCCTGAAAGGTAAGTCGTTGCTCCGCCAACAACTGTTCAGCGGACTCTTTCAATCGGGTCAATGCGGGACTGATGAACTGATAGGGCAGCTCTTCGACCCCGATCTCCAGCAGCAACTCCGCGGTCGCCGGAGCAGATCGCCGGCTCCCCTTCTTCGTGGATCCACTGTCGCGAGATGGTTTCTGAGCTTTCGGCATAGACAATTTCTCAGCCAATTAAGACCGCTTGTTTGCAGCGGCCGATCGCGAGCGACCGGTGGATTGAGTCCCCTGCTTTGTCCCACGAGCCATGAGGGGATGCCCCATGGCAGCCCGTTCTTCGATGTACCGTTCCGCGCATTGCCGGGCCAGCGCCCGGACCCGGGCAATGTAGCCGGTGCGCTCCGCCACACTGATGGCACCGCGCGCGTCGAGCATATTGAATACGTGCGAGGACTTGATGCAGTAGTCGTAGGCCGGCAACGTTAAGCGCTTCTCGGTCTGCGCGAGCAACCGCTTACATTCGGCCTCGTGCGATTGAAACGCCTGCATCAACATCGCCACATCGCCTTCTTCGAAGTTGTAGCGGGAACCCTGGACTTCGGTTTCATGATGGATGTCGCCGTACTTGATCTGATCGGTCCAGGCCAGGTCATAGACATTGTTGACCTGCTGCAGATACATCGCAATGCGTTCCGTCCCGTAGGTGATCTCACCGGTGATGGGCGCCAGCTCGATCCCGCCGATTTCCTGGAAATAGGTGAACTGGGTTATCTCCATCCCATCCAGACGGACTTCCCATCCCAACCCCCAGGCTCCGAGCGTCGGGGACTCCCAGTCATCTTGGATAAATCGAATATCGTGCTGTTTGGGGTTGATCCCTAGTTGCGCAAGGCTTTCGAGGTAGAGCTCTTGGATATTGTCGGGGGCCGGCTTCAGCACCACCTGGTACTGATAGTAATGCTGCATGCGGTTCGGGTTTTCCCCGTAGCGGCCGTCCGTGGGTCGACGGCAAGGTTGCGGATAGGCCGCCCGCCAGGGTTCGGGACCGAGGGAGCGCAGGAAGGTAGCCGGGTGAAAGGTTCCGGCCCCCATTTCCATATCGTACGGCTGCTGAATGACGCAGCCTCGATCCGCCCAAAACCTGCTTAACGTCAGAATGAGGTCCTGATAATTCACAATGGTCCAATGATTGATTCTAAAGAAGACTCACCGGTTGCCGCTGGAGAAAAATAGCGTGCCAAGCTAACAAGAATGCTTTCATACTGTCAAGCAACATTCCCTCATGGATCAAAGAGTTGCATCGTGTTATCGCAATGAAAAGAGAATGAGGCTTCGCCACATCCCTTTGAGGAAATCCAGATCGTAAACGGAACCGGGAGCTTGACGGATCTCATCGACCTCGATTAATGTGGCGAAACTTGACTAAGTCAATTCATTTTAGAAAGACAAGGCGTGAAGCTTTCCAAGAAAAGCGAATATGGCCTCCGAGCCCTCATTGAGCTCACGCTTGCCTACGAGCAAACGACATTGCAGCGGCATCAAATTGCCAAACGCCAACACATCCCGATCGAGTTTTTAGAGCAAATCCTTCTGGCACTGAAACGGGCGGGATTGCTGGCCAGTCGGCGAGGTCTCAAAGGCGGCTATACCTTGATCAAGCCCCCTGGTGACATCACTGTCGGGCAAGTGATCCGCATCCTGGACGGTCCGCTTGCCCCCATCGGCTGCGTGAGCAAGACCGCCTATCAAAAATGTCGGGATTGCCCCTATACGGACAAGGCCGAGTGCCCGGTCCAACATGTGATGGGTCCGGTCCGCGATGCCATTGCCGGCATCCTAGATAATTGTACGCTCAATGATTTTGCAGCAAGCCATCGCAGAGGATAACCATGGATCAGATCGTCCTCGTTCTCATTACTTTCGTCGCCGCGACCGTCAATGGCGCGCTGGGCTACGGCTTCTCCTCGATTACCATGCCGGTTGCCCTGCTGTTCTATACGAATCGTATTTTGAATCCGGCCATGGTGCTCGTGGAGCTGGTCCTGAATAGTTATGTCCTCTTTCTCAATCGCCAAAACATACCCAATATTTTCCGGCGTGTCGTGC
The sequence above is drawn from the Nitrospira sp. genome and encodes:
- a CDS encoding Rrf2 family transcriptional regulator, with the protein product MKLSKKSEYGLRALIELTLAYEQTTLQRHQIAKRQHIPIEFLEQILLALKRAGLLASRRGLKGGYTLIKPPGDITVGQVIRILDGPLAPIGCVSKTAYQKCRDCPYTDKAECPVQHVMGPVRDAIAGILDNCTLNDFAASHRRG
- a CDS encoding glycine--tRNA ligase subunit alpha produces the protein MVNYQDLILTLSRFWADRGCVIQQPYDMEMGAGTFHPATFLRSLGPEPWRAAYPQPCRRPTDGRYGENPNRMQHYYQYQVVLKPAPDNIQELYLESLAQLGINPKQHDIRFIQDDWESPTLGAWGLGWEVRLDGMEITQFTYFQEIGGIELAPITGEITYGTERIAMYLQQVNNVYDLAWTDQIKYGDIHHETEVQGSRYNFEEGDVAMLMQAFQSHEAECKRLLAQTEKRLTLPAYDYCIKSSHVFNMLDARGAISVAERTGYIARVRALARQCAERYIEERAAMGHPLMARGTKQGTQSTGRSRSAAANKRS